A genome region from Chengkuizengella sp. SCS-71B includes the following:
- a CDS encoding ABC transporter ATP-binding protein, which translates to MITFENVSKSYLTQKALNDINLSLPKGKIIGIIGENGSGKSTMLKLMAGLIRPTKGSVKVNNIPVNRKICEIVTYLSELDAYYVMYTVKQTIDFFSTQFKDFDLNKAYKIMTFMKLNPDQKVKNLSKGNRGRLRIVLSLARDVPYIILDEPFSGLDPMVRESVVKGLLSYIDLENQTIIITTHEIQEVEALLDMIVVIRKGQILDMKEVEQLHEKEQKSVVEWLKKVYEAS; encoded by the coding sequence ATGATTACATTTGAAAATGTTTCAAAAAGTTATTTAACACAAAAAGCATTAAATGACATAAATCTTAGTTTACCAAAAGGAAAAATCATAGGCATCATTGGAGAAAATGGAAGTGGAAAATCAACGATGTTGAAGTTAATGGCTGGTTTAATACGTCCAACAAAAGGATCAGTGAAAGTGAACAATATTCCAGTAAACCGAAAAATATGTGAAATAGTCACTTATTTATCAGAACTTGATGCATATTATGTCATGTACACTGTTAAACAAACGATTGATTTCTTTTCCACTCAATTTAAGGATTTTGATTTAAATAAAGCATATAAAATCATGACATTTATGAAATTAAACCCAGATCAAAAAGTAAAAAACCTATCAAAAGGAAATAGAGGACGTCTAAGAATTGTATTGTCTCTAGCGAGAGATGTCCCCTATATTATTTTAGATGAACCTTTCTCAGGATTAGACCCTATGGTAAGGGAATCCGTAGTCAAAGGATTGCTTTCTTATATCGATCTGGAGAATCAAACAATAATTATTACAACCCATGAAATTCAAGAGGTGGAAGCGCTTCTGGATATGATAGTCGTGATTCGTAAAGGTCAAATTCTAGATATGAAAGAAGTAGAGCAATTGCATGAAAAAGAACAAAAGAGCGTTGTAGAATGGTTGAAAAAAGTATATGAGGCTAGTTAG
- a CDS encoding peptidase G2 autoproteolytic cleavage domain-containing protein, whose product MSSSCNREATGSCATAFGRNTIASGDNSFAEGRGTTSDGENSHAEGRSTVSSGDASHTEGRNTAARGDNAHAEGKDTVAQGDNSHAEGEGTQATGTASHAEGASSKAKGIQSHAEGDCTTADGSYSHSEGTKTNAEGEASHSEGRNTTSSGDYAHAQNRDTVAQGDNSTAEGLGSLARGLNSHAEGYITQADGENAHSEGRKTTASGDNAHAQNRDTVAQGDNSTAEGLGSLARGLNSHAEGYITQADGENAHSEGRNTKATGNNSHAEGIDTLAQGDRSHAEGEGTTATGIGAHAEGTATVASGEQAHAEGVATIASGDFSHAEGVRSEANGNRSHAEGDTAIAEGTTSHAEGIATRASGDFSHAEGVFTQAIGERSHAEGDGTQALGITSHAEGLGTRAFGDFSHAEGTFTEAIGERSHAEGDATVTSGRASHAEGSGTTAEGFASHAEGCNTLASEDCSHAEGRSTNAQGMNSHAEGRSTTAGGMNSHAEGDFTTAEGEASHTEGRLTIAGGDFSHAEGEGTVAEGVASHAEGLRTTASGSSSHAEGDFTTAEGGASHTEGRLTTAEGNFSHAEGEGTVTEGVASHAEGLRTTARGSNSHAEGRDTVAEGVASHAEGLRTTARGSDSHAEGRDTVAQGDHSHAEGRDTVAQGDHSHAEGSNTQANGLFSHAEGSNTQANGTASHAEGIETIASFSAHAEGRFTNAQGIGSHAEGEETLALFNNAHAEGILTTARGRNSHAEGEGTLAFGAGCHAEGFSTEARGFNTHAEGSETTAGGFNTHAEGESTTSESFASHAEGAFTLAAAGQSHAEGLRTMATHVAAHAEGVDTIASGVYSHAEGNSNEASGEAAHAEGFRTVAGAFASHAEGFGTTTNNGSAHAEGFLTIANSISSHAEGSRTIAEGEASHAEGEGTVAEGINSHTEGLFTTARGSNSHAEGNGSESLGDNSHAEGLLTEAVGLASHAEGCNTIASEDCSHAEGSGTTARGMNSHAEGLLTSARGMNSHAEGSDTTARGINAHAEGEGTIAEGIASHAEGCNTVALDDCSHAEGDGTRAEGFASHAEGCNTIASGECSHAEGNGTDTNNRVNAHIMGRSGQAVEDNSWHLVNDTLMALISGNTGDACFAGKITSGRGCDFAELFETLDGKAIDVGYFVTTEGDKIRKATNQDEYVLGVTSAVPGFLAGSSGYEWNERYMTDEWGRVLYEEIIIPEKKDENGNLISPERIEKRQLINPEFDPNKQYTPRLEREEWEAVGLIGQLLVRDDGTSEVNGYCKPNSNGIATRSPSGYKVLKRTSENQILIVVSSPVQF is encoded by the coding sequence ATGAGCAGTAGCTGTAATCGAGAAGCGACAGGTTCTTGTGCCACAGCTTTCGGAAGAAATACGATAGCTAGTGGAGATAACTCTTTCGCTGAGGGGAGAGGTACGACATCAGACGGGGAAAATTCCCATGCAGAAGGAAGAAGTACAGTATCTAGCGGAGATGCTTCACATACTGAGGGAAGAAATACAGCAGCAAGGGGTGATAATGCTCATGCGGAAGGAAAAGACACCGTAGCACAAGGGGATAATTCTCATGCGGAAGGAGAAGGAACACAGGCGACTGGAACAGCCTCACATGCAGAAGGAGCAAGTTCAAAAGCGAAGGGGATACAATCTCATGCAGAAGGAGATTGTACAACGGCAGATGGAAGTTACTCACACTCAGAGGGAACTAAAACGAATGCTGAAGGGGAAGCATCCCACTCGGAAGGGAGAAATACTACATCCAGTGGAGATTATGCACATGCTCAAAACAGAGATACCGTAGCACAAGGGGATAATTCTACCGCGGAAGGGTTAGGTTCTCTTGCCAGAGGGCTGAACAGTCATGCAGAAGGATATATTACACAGGCGGATGGAGAAAATGCTCATTCTGAAGGCAGAAAAACAACAGCAAGTGGTGATAATGCACATGCTCAAAACAGAGATACCGTAGCGCAAGGGGATAATTCTACTGCCGAAGGGTTAGGTTCTCTTGCCAGAGGGTTGAACAGTCATGCAGAAGGATATATTACACAGGCGGATGGAGAAAATGCTCATTCTGAAGGTAGAAATACAAAGGCAACAGGAAATAATTCTCATGCGGAAGGAATTGACACGCTTGCTCAAGGAGATCGATCTCATGCAGAAGGAGAGGGAACGACAGCAACAGGAATCGGTGCTCATGCCGAGGGAACAGCTACAGTTGCCTCTGGTGAACAAGCTCATGCGGAAGGTGTTGCTACTATAGCTTCTGGAGATTTTTCTCATGCGGAAGGAGTACGTTCGGAAGCAAATGGAAATAGATCCCATGCAGAAGGGGATACAGCAATAGCTGAGGGAACAACTTCTCATGCTGAAGGAATTGCTACTAGAGCTTCTGGAGATTTTTCTCATGCTGAAGGAGTGTTTACGCAAGCAATTGGGGAAAGGTCCCATGCGGAAGGAGATGGAACACAAGCATTAGGAATAACTTCTCATGCGGAAGGACTTGGTACTAGAGCTTTTGGAGACTTTTCTCATGCCGAAGGAACATTTACAGAAGCAATTGGAGAAAGATCCCATGCGGAAGGCGATGCAACAGTAACTTCGGGAAGAGCTTCTCATGCCGAAGGTAGTGGAACAACTGCAGAAGGTTTTGCGTCCCATGCGGAAGGATGTAATACGTTAGCTTCTGAAGATTGCTCTCACGCAGAAGGTAGATCCACAAATGCTCAAGGTATGAACTCCCATGCAGAAGGGCGGTCAACAACTGCAGGAGGTATGAATAGCCATGCGGAAGGAGATTTTACAACAGCAGAAGGAGAAGCTTCTCATACGGAAGGGCGGTTAACAATAGCAGGAGGAGACTTTTCTCATGCGGAAGGAGAAGGGACAGTAGCTGAAGGTGTTGCTTCTCATGCAGAAGGGCTAAGAACAACTGCAAGTGGTTCGAGTAGTCATGCGGAAGGAGATTTTACAACAGCAGAAGGGGGAGCTTCTCATACGGAGGGGCGGTTAACAACAGCAGAAGGAAACTTTTCTCATGCGGAAGGAGAAGGGACAGTAACTGAAGGTGTTGCTTCTCATGCCGAAGGGCTGAGAACAACTGCAAGAGGTTCGAATAGTCATGCAGAAGGAAGAGACACCGTAGCTGAAGGTGTTGCTTCTCATGCCGAAGGGCTGAGAACAACTGCAAGAGGTTCGGATAGTCATGCGGAAGGAAGAGACACCGTAGCACAAGGTGATCATTCTCATGCGGAAGGAAGAGACACCGTAGCACAAGGTGATCATTCTCATGCGGAAGGATCTAATACTCAAGCCAATGGTCTCTTTTCCCATGCCGAAGGATCTAATACTCAAGCTAATGGGACAGCTTCCCATGCCGAAGGAATCGAAACGATAGCCTCTTTTTCCGCTCATGCCGAAGGTAGATTCACAAATGCTCAAGGTATTGGCTCCCATGCGGAAGGAGAGGAGACTTTAGCCTTGTTCAATAACGCCCATGCCGAAGGAATCTTAACGACAGCGAGAGGTAGGAACTCTCACGCCGAAGGAGAGGGAACTTTGGCGTTTGGTGCCGGTTGCCATGCGGAAGGGTTTAGTACTGAAGCTCGTGGTTTTAATACCCACGCTGAAGGATCAGAAACAACTGCAGGAGGATTTAATACTCATGCTGAAGGAGAATCTACTACTTCCGAAAGTTTTGCTTCTCATGCGGAAGGGGCTTTTACATTAGCAGCTGCAGGTCAATCTCACGCCGAAGGTTTGAGGACCATGGCAACACATGTTGCTGCTCATGCTGAGGGAGTTGATACAATTGCTTCTGGTGTATATTCTCATGCGGAAGGAAATTCTAATGAAGCCAGTGGAGAAGCTGCCCATGCTGAGGGATTTAGGACAGTAGCTGGAGCGTTTGCTTCTCATGCCGAAGGATTTGGAACAACAACTAATAATGGGAGTGCTCATGCTGAAGGATTTTTAACAATAGCAAATTCAATTAGCTCCCATGCCGAAGGAAGTAGGACGATAGCTGAGGGAGAAGCTTCTCATGCTGAAGGAGAAGGGACAGTAGCTGAAGGTATAAATTCCCACACTGAAGGGCTATTTACAACTGCAAGAGGTTCCAATAGTCATGCGGAAGGTAATGGATCTGAATCATTGGGAGATAATTCTCATGCAGAGGGATTACTAACAGAAGCGGTAGGATTAGCTTCTCATGCAGAAGGTTGTAATACAATAGCTTCTGAAGACTGCTCCCACGCCGAAGGTAGTGGAACAACTGCAAGAGGTATGAATAGCCATGCTGAAGGGTTATTAACAAGTGCAAGAGGTATGAATAGCCATGCTGAAGGTAGTGATACAACAGCAAGGGGAATAAATGCCCATGCTGAAGGAGAAGGGACGATAGCTGAAGGTATTGCGTCCCATGCCGAAGGTTGTAATACGGTAGCTTTAGATGATTGTTCTCACGCTGAAGGAGATGGAACAAGAGCTGAAGGTTTTGCTTCTCATGCGGAAGGTTGTAATACAATTGCCTCTGGTGAATGCTCTCATGCAGAAGGAAACGGTACAGATACAAATAATAGAGTGAATGCGCATATTATGGGACGATCAGGTCAAGCTGTTGAAGATAATTCCTGGCATTTAGTGAATGATACCTTGATGGCTCTTATAAGCGGTAATACTGGGGATGCCTGCTTTGCAGGGAAAATCACTTCCGGTAGAGGATGCGATTTCGCTGAATTGTTTGAAACATTGGATGGCAAAGCTATTGATGTCGGATACTTTGTCACAACAGAAGGGGATAAAATAAGGAAAGCTACAAATCAAGATGAATATGTACTAGGTGTAACAAGTGCTGTCCCTGGTTTTTTAGCAGGTAGTTCCGGATATGAATGGAATGAGAGATATATGACAGATGAGTGGGGCCGCGTGCTATACGAAGAGATAATCATCCCAGAGAAAAAAGATGAGAACGGAAATCTCATCTCACCTGAGAGGATAGAAAAAAGACAATTGATAAATCCAGAATTTGATCCAAATAAACAATATACCCCAAGATTAGAAAGAGAAGAATGGGAGGCTGTTGGATTAATCGGACAGTTATTAGTGAGAGATGACGGAACAAGTGAAGTGAATGGTTATTGCAAACCTAACTCAAATGGAATTGCTACAAGATCCCCAAGTGGTTACAAAGTATTGAAACGAACAAGTGAAAATCAAATTTTAATTGTTGTATCGAGTCCTGTGCAATTTTAA
- a CDS encoding GntR family transcriptional regulator codes for MEDFQATKPIYMQLVDRINHKIVRNELRAGEKLKSVRDMAVESGVNPNTVQRTYSELERMDIVETKRGQGTFVTKDEMKLNQLRDNLKNEHISRFISQMADMGFTKDEMVQGLKDYIEQEGE; via the coding sequence ATGGAGGATTTTCAAGCCACAAAACCAATATATATGCAGTTAGTGGATCGTATTAATCATAAAATAGTACGGAATGAATTACGTGCAGGAGAGAAATTGAAATCAGTTCGAGATATGGCTGTTGAATCCGGAGTGAACCCAAATACTGTACAACGTACGTATAGTGAGTTAGAAAGGATGGATATTGTGGAAACGAAAAGAGGTCAGGGGACATTTGTTACGAAAGATGAAATGAAATTAAATCAATTGAGAGATAATTTGAAAAACGAACATATCTCAAGGTTTATATCTCAAATGGCAGACATGGGATTTACTAAAGATGAGATGGTGCAGGGTTTAAAAGATTACATTGAACAGGAAGGAGAATAA
- a CDS encoding FMN-dependent NADH-azoreductase, with protein sequence MGKLLYITAHPLSEENSVSLQIGKEFLVTYEKKNPDVEIVKLNLYEENIPPLDADVISAWSKLSAGESFESLTDEQQVKVGRIDELAEQFAEADCSAFVTPMWNFSFPAVLKAYIDTIVIPGKTFKTTETGMIGLLEGKKAVHIMASGLIYSDGPMVGSEHANSLLKTVLGFLGVTDVESIFAEGISMGPKQAEESKQAAIKKAHEVAKNLEI encoded by the coding sequence GTGGGAAAATTATTGTATATTACAGCACATCCATTATCTGAAGAAAATTCTGTGAGTCTCCAAATTGGTAAAGAGTTTTTAGTAACTTATGAAAAGAAAAATCCAGATGTGGAAATTGTTAAACTAAATCTATACGAAGAAAATATACCTCCACTTGATGCTGATGTAATTAGTGCATGGAGTAAGTTAAGTGCAGGAGAAAGCTTCGAATCATTAACTGACGAACAACAAGTTAAAGTAGGTCGTATCGATGAATTAGCAGAACAATTTGCTGAAGCAGATTGTTCTGCATTTGTAACTCCAATGTGGAATTTTAGTTTTCCAGCTGTGTTAAAGGCATATATTGATACAATTGTAATTCCAGGGAAAACTTTTAAGACTACTGAAACCGGAATGATTGGTTTATTAGAAGGGAAGAAAGCTGTTCATATAATGGCTTCAGGTCTCATATATTCTGATGGACCAATGGTAGGATCGGAACATGCCAATAGTCTTTTAAAAACAGTTTTAGGTTTTTTAGGGGTAACTGATGTGGAAAGTATCTTTGCAGAAGGTATTTCTATGGGACCTAAGCAAGCAGAAGAAAGTAAACAAGCAGCAATTAAAAAAGCACATGAAGTAGCAAAAAACTTAGAAATATAA
- a CDS encoding NUDIX hydrolase: MINGDITLDILNGKFSYRVGAIIIDSNEILMAKDEKTSFYYTIGGRVRFGETAEEAILREIFEETQHRLELGELKYVHENFFTSDEGTVNHEISFFYSVKSSAELRHMKHAFFEESYGKVTLHWLPIDELAKLDLYPEFFKTESLNSDSNGKIKCFKTKNNHTYSTTDHESK; the protein is encoded by the coding sequence ATGATAAATGGGGACATTACTTTAGATATACTAAATGGGAAATTTAGCTATCGTGTTGGGGCTATAATCATTGATTCAAATGAGATTTTAATGGCAAAAGATGAAAAAACTTCGTTTTATTATACAATAGGTGGTCGTGTAAGATTTGGGGAAACTGCAGAAGAAGCAATTTTACGAGAAATTTTTGAGGAAACTCAACATCGTCTTGAACTTGGTGAATTAAAGTATGTTCACGAAAACTTCTTTACTTCTGATGAAGGTACTGTTAACCACGAGATTTCTTTTTTTTACTCGGTTAAATCAAGTGCCGAATTACGCCATATGAAACATGCTTTCTTTGAAGAGTCATATGGTAAAGTAACGTTACATTGGCTTCCGATTGATGAACTAGCAAAATTAGATTTATATCCTGAGTTTTTTAAGACTGAATCTTTAAATTCGGATTCGAATGGCAAAATTAAGTGTTTCAAAACAAAAAACAATCATACTTATTCAACAACCGATCACGAATCTAAATAG
- a CDS encoding homogentisate 1,2-dioxygenase, translating to MYYRQMGSIPKKRHIQYKKEDHSLFREQVMGTKGFSGTQSILYHYNMPTIVKESKIYPTNKIKYEEDTPLKHRHLLTEKCGKHKDAVLGREYLLGNDDLVIGVVKPTEEMEYYYRSGDGDELLFVHHGSGKIETIFGSIFYKEGDYIVIPIGTIYRVLPDTGKKQTLLIVEASSQITTPRRYRNEYGQLLEHSPFCERDIHGPEKLETFDQTGEYTVLTKSRGMITDHTFNHHPLDVIGWDGYLYPWKFSIHDFEPITGRIHQPPPVHQTFEGHNFVICSFVPRLYDYHPDAIPAPYYHSNVNSDEVLYYVDGNFMSRKGVTEGSITLHPSGIPHGPHPGKIEGSIGKKETAELAVMIDTFKPLKVVSEATRFEDHEYMSSWI from the coding sequence TTGTATTATCGTCAAATGGGCTCGATTCCAAAGAAACGTCATATACAATATAAAAAAGAAGATCACTCACTTTTTCGAGAGCAAGTAATGGGTACGAAAGGTTTTTCAGGTACACAATCCATCTTATATCATTACAATATGCCTACCATAGTTAAGGAATCAAAAATATATCCAACAAATAAAATAAAGTATGAGGAAGACACTCCATTAAAACACAGACATTTGTTAACAGAAAAGTGTGGAAAGCATAAAGATGCTGTATTAGGACGGGAATATTTGTTAGGAAATGATGATTTAGTTATTGGAGTGGTCAAACCTACAGAAGAAATGGAGTACTATTATCGGAGTGGTGATGGTGACGAGTTATTATTTGTACATCATGGTTCAGGAAAAATTGAAACGATATTTGGCAGTATTTTTTATAAAGAAGGGGATTATATCGTTATACCTATAGGGACGATTTATCGTGTTCTACCAGACACTGGAAAAAAGCAAACACTTCTCATCGTTGAAGCAAGCAGTCAAATAACCACTCCTAGAAGATATCGGAATGAATACGGGCAATTGCTCGAACATAGTCCATTTTGTGAGCGAGATATCCACGGACCTGAAAAATTAGAAACATTCGATCAGACGGGAGAGTACACTGTTTTAACGAAATCAAGAGGAATGATAACTGATCATACGTTTAATCATCATCCACTTGATGTCATTGGCTGGGACGGATATTTATATCCTTGGAAATTTAGCATTCATGATTTTGAACCCATTACGGGACGCATTCATCAACCACCGCCAGTGCATCAAACTTTTGAAGGTCATAATTTTGTGATTTGCTCGTTTGTTCCTAGACTCTATGATTATCATCCTGATGCTATTCCAGCACCTTACTACCATAGCAATGTAAACAGCGATGAGGTCCTTTATTATGTTGATGGTAATTTTATGAGTCGTAAAGGAGTAACTGAAGGCTCGATAACTCTTCATCCTAGTGGCATACCACATGGACCCCATCCTGGGAAAATAGAAGGCAGCATTGGCAAAAAAGAAACAGCAGAACTTGCTGTCATGATTGATACCTTTAAACCATTAAAGGTTGTATCTGAAGCAACACGATTTGAAGATCATGAATACATGTCAAGTTGGATCTAA
- a CDS encoding copper amine oxidase N-terminal domain-containing protein, protein MKKIFFGVLLSIFLIITSSITYAAGLQIKVDGVVIASDVKPEIMNNRTMVPVRVISENLGANVHWANSEVTLTKNNVKVILNLNSTTAEVNGKKILLDIEPYIKNNRMFVPLRFIAETFECDVNYSNFTVTINTNPLHIDGEQVKAMQHEYHMTMGGVVQQVNGNAYNEAIYNIFMENKGDKVGAPEHYSWSPNIDILGSYYKVGQYEFLDQEDDILKSFEIYNLVHSDLEEYPEILLYDVTENQWYLFSNKAGKSINQLINTASKNGFLKIISDTVV, encoded by the coding sequence GTGAAAAAGATATTCTTTGGAGTTTTACTTTCAATTTTTTTAATTATTACATCATCTATTACATATGCTGCAGGATTACAAATAAAAGTTGACGGCGTTGTTATTGCATCTGATGTGAAACCCGAAATTATGAACAATCGTACAATGGTGCCTGTACGTGTTATTAGTGAAAATTTGGGAGCTAATGTTCATTGGGCAAATTCAGAAGTTACTCTTACAAAAAACAATGTTAAAGTAATATTAAATTTGAACAGCACGACAGCGGAGGTAAACGGTAAAAAGATACTTCTTGATATAGAACCATATATAAAAAATAATCGTATGTTCGTTCCACTTCGCTTTATCGCTGAGACTTTTGAATGTGACGTGAATTACAGCAACTTTACAGTAACTATTAATACAAATCCATTGCATATAGATGGTGAACAAGTAAAAGCAATGCAACACGAATACCATATGACTATGGGCGGAGTAGTACAGCAAGTTAATGGGAATGCATATAACGAAGCAATTTATAATATTTTTATGGAAAATAAAGGAGATAAAGTCGGTGCCCCTGAACATTACTCATGGAGTCCTAATATAGACATTCTTGGATCTTATTATAAAGTAGGACAATATGAGTTTTTGGACCAGGAAGATGATATCCTAAAGAGTTTTGAGATTTATAATTTAGTTCATTCAGATTTAGAAGAATATCCAGAAATTTTACTTTATGACGTTACTGAAAACCAATGGTATTTATTTAGCAATAAGGCAGGGAAATCCATTAATCAGTTAATTAATACCGCCTCAAAGAACGGTTTTTTGAAGATTATCAGTGATACAGTTGTATAA
- a CDS encoding NAD(P)-dependent alcohol dehydrogenase, whose amino-acid sequence MKAIVYEKYGPPEVLQLGEVEKPIPKDNEVLIRIYATTVTAEDPKQRGFTFPPLFWLPTGILFGFRKPKKKILGFELAGEVESLGKSVKRFKKGDQVFGYTGLSFGAYAEYKCMPESGLIALKPANITYEEAASAPNGALSALVYLRNKGKIQNGEKVLIYGASGSVGTFAVQLAKYFGAEVTGVCSTANLELVKSLGADKVIDYTKEDFTLSGETYDIIFDTVGKSSFSQSKSSLNQNGRYLLTHFGLTNIFQMLWTSMIGNKKVIGTAANFSWKLEDLNLLKDLYESGKIKSVIDRHYPLEETVEAHKYVEKGHKRGNVVLTLENLHML is encoded by the coding sequence ATGAAAGCGATTGTTTATGAAAAATACGGACCACCGGAAGTTTTACAACTAGGAGAGGTAGAAAAACCTATCCCCAAGGACAATGAAGTACTGATAAGAATATATGCGACTACGGTTACGGCAGAGGACCCGAAACAGAGAGGTTTTACATTTCCACCTCTGTTTTGGCTCCCCACGGGAATATTATTTGGATTTAGAAAACCTAAAAAAAAGATACTGGGATTTGAGCTTGCAGGGGAAGTAGAGTCATTAGGTAAATCAGTAAAACGTTTTAAAAAAGGGGATCAAGTTTTTGGTTATACCGGTCTCAGCTTTGGAGCTTATGCCGAGTATAAATGTATGCCTGAAAGTGGATTGATAGCATTAAAACCTGCCAATATAACTTATGAAGAAGCCGCCTCTGCTCCCAATGGGGCATTAAGTGCGTTAGTTTACCTTAGAAATAAAGGAAAAATTCAGAACGGAGAGAAAGTTCTTATTTATGGTGCTTCTGGATCAGTAGGTACTTTTGCGGTTCAACTTGCCAAGTACTTTGGGGCAGAAGTTACTGGTGTTTGTAGTACTGCAAATTTAGAACTGGTGAAATCTCTCGGAGCTGATAAGGTTATTGATTATACGAAAGAGGATTTTACTCTATCTGGTGAGACTTATGATATTATTTTTGACACGGTGGGTAAGAGTTCATTTTCTCAAAGTAAAAGCTCACTAAATCAAAATGGACGCTATCTCTTAACACATTTTGGTCTAACAAATATTTTTCAAATGCTATGGACTTCAATGATAGGTAACAAGAAAGTAATAGGTACTGCAGCAAATTTTAGCTGGAAACTTGAAGATTTAAATCTTCTCAAAGATCTTTACGAATCTGGAAAGATAAAATCTGTCATAGATAGGCACTACCCATTGGAAGAAACCGTGGAAGCTCATAAGTATGTAGAAAAAGGACACAAGCGGGGAAATGTAGTTTTAACTCTGGAAAACCTTCATATGCTCTAA
- a CDS encoding DUF2269 family protein, with protein sequence MFTVYNIILYLHIFSVILVIGPIFILFPLLNKLKYQVENQESELELIRFVLRLSEYAGRVLIIMGILLIWLGGWKWLESWIVMAVLLLICAIIFMERIFSPAIRKIESEEEESRIILINKLKQYVIYYISILLIAMWFMIQKPVLW encoded by the coding sequence TTGTTTACGGTCTATAATATTATTTTATATTTACATATATTTAGCGTAATCCTAGTTATTGGTCCAATCTTTATTTTGTTTCCTTTGTTAAACAAACTAAAATATCAAGTAGAAAATCAAGAATCAGAATTAGAATTAATACGTTTTGTATTGAGGTTATCAGAATATGCAGGTCGTGTATTAATAATAATGGGAATCTTGTTAATTTGGTTAGGAGGATGGAAATGGTTAGAATCGTGGATTGTCATGGCAGTGCTTTTATTGATATGTGCTATTATTTTTATGGAACGTATATTCTCACCTGCCATTCGAAAAATTGAAAGTGAGGAGGAAGAGAGTCGTATTATTCTAATCAATAAACTTAAACAATATGTCATTTATTACATTTCTATTCTATTAATAGCTATGTGGTTTATGATACAAAAGCCCGTCTTGTGGTGA
- the glf gene encoding UDP-galactopyranose mutase, which yields MYDYLIVGAGLFGSVFAYEATKKGKKCLVIDKRNHIGGNVYNEKKEGINVHKYGAHIFHTNNEQIWNYVNGFVEFNRYTHSPVANYKGEIYNLPFNMNTFNKLWGVVTPKEAKEKIEEQKGRVGINNPTNLEEQAISLVGTDIYEKLIKGYTEKQWGRSAKDLPAFIIKRLPVRFTYDNNYFNDKYQGIPIGGYNVIIEKMLEKSDVRLEVDYFDKKEEFEGIAHKTVYTGMIDQYYDYIYGVLEYRSLKFETNVVEDTDNFQGNTIVNYTDRDTPYTRIIEHKHFEYGTQEKTIISKEYPIEWKKCNEPYYPINNQQNNETYRKYKELADGEQNVIFGGRLANYNYYDMHQVIGAALVAIEKEFGDK from the coding sequence ATGTATGATTATTTAATTGTCGGAGCCGGTTTATTTGGCTCTGTATTTGCATACGAGGCCACTAAAAAGGGAAAAAAGTGTCTTGTGATTGATAAAAGGAACCATATTGGTGGAAATGTCTATAATGAAAAAAAAGAAGGAATTAATGTACACAAATATGGTGCCCATATATTTCATACTAATAATGAACAGATATGGAATTATGTAAATGGTTTTGTAGAGTTTAATAGATATACTCATTCACCAGTAGCAAATTATAAAGGTGAAATTTATAATCTTCCATTTAATATGAATACTTTTAATAAACTTTGGGGAGTAGTTACTCCAAAGGAAGCCAAAGAAAAAATTGAAGAGCAAAAAGGAAGAGTTGGTATTAATAATCCAACTAATTTAGAAGAACAAGCAATTTCTCTTGTTGGTACTGATATTTATGAAAAGTTAATAAAGGGTTATACAGAAAAACAATGGGGAAGGTCTGCTAAGGACTTACCTGCTTTTATAATTAAAAGACTACCAGTAAGGTTTACTTATGATAATAATTATTTTAATGATAAGTATCAAGGTATTCCAATAGGGGGATACAATGTGATAATCGAAAAAATGCTTGAAAAAAGTGATGTGAGACTAGAAGTTGACTATTTTGATAAAAAAGAAGAATTTGAGGGGATTGCACATAAAACTGTCTATACTGGTATGATTGATCAATATTATGACTATATCTATGGGGTATTAGAGTATAGAAGTTTAAAATTTGAGACTAATGTTGTTGAGGATACAGATAATTTTCAGGGAAATACTATAGTGAACTATACAGATAGAGATACACCATATACTAGGATCATAGAACATAAGCATTTTGAATATGGTACACAAGAAAAAACCATTATAAGTAAAGAATATCCAATTGAATGGAAGAAATGCAATGAGCCTTATTATCCAATTAATAATCAACAAAATAACGAAACATATAGGAAGTATAAAGAATTAGCGGATGGAGAACAAAATGTAATTTTTGGTGGAAGGCTAGCTAATTATAATTATTATGATATGCATCAGGTTATAGGAGCTGCACTTGTTGCAATAGAAAAAGAGTTTGGTGATAAATGA